A genomic stretch from Paraburkholderia dioscoreae includes:
- the cobJ gene encoding precorrin-3B C(17)-methyltransferase yields the protein MTAPAIVILGAGALATARRIQALYADSQVHALQGRVEADAPYRELGAHLRELYARGTPIVALCATGIVIRCVAPSLSNKGVEPPVLAVAEDGSAVVPLLGGLAGVNVMAREIAAMLAVPPAITTSGELRFGTCVLNPPDGYTLADIGQGKRFVSDLLAGESTRVEGEAPWLDGAQLPRSASARLAIRVTPRVWDGREDELVIHPRSVVAAVTGAGAGAGAGAGAGAGAGAGAGAGAGAGAGAQIVARVRDALDAHGLAPLSLAALLASSEHMADPALAEAAANLKVPLRFAPTRPEDGEPPADLLHAALRIPYETLHNDATAGVALALAPLAVDPDTIGRARGRLTVIGLGPGSADLMVPAARTALNLATDILGYDTYVKMAGPLRADQRVHGTDNREELQRARHAFELASEGRAVVMVSSGDPGVFAMAAAVLEVLEASQNTDWAAVELEIVPGVSAAMATAAQAGAPLGHDFCMLSLSDNLKPWAIIEKRLRHAAEADLVMAFYNPISRARPWQLDKALDIVREYRGAQTQVVLGRDIGRPGNTLRTITLGELRSSDVDMRTMVIVGSSTTRRFGNGDEGGEWVYTPRWYE from the coding sequence ATGACCGCGCCCGCGATCGTAATTCTTGGCGCGGGCGCGTTGGCGACGGCGCGTCGCATTCAGGCGCTGTATGCGGATAGCCAGGTGCATGCGTTGCAGGGACGCGTTGAGGCCGATGCGCCGTACCGCGAACTCGGCGCGCATTTGCGGGAGCTGTATGCGCGCGGCACGCCGATCGTCGCGTTGTGCGCGACGGGCATCGTGATTCGCTGTGTCGCGCCGTCGTTGTCGAACAAGGGCGTCGAGCCGCCGGTGCTGGCCGTCGCCGAAGACGGCAGCGCAGTCGTGCCGCTGCTCGGCGGTCTTGCCGGTGTCAACGTGATGGCGCGAGAGATTGCCGCAATGCTGGCCGTGCCGCCCGCCATCACGACGAGCGGCGAATTGCGTTTCGGCACCTGCGTGCTCAATCCGCCCGACGGTTATACGCTCGCCGATATCGGGCAAGGCAAACGCTTCGTGTCGGATCTGCTGGCTGGCGAAAGCACGCGTGTCGAAGGCGAAGCGCCGTGGCTCGACGGCGCGCAACTGCCGCGCTCCGCGTCGGCGCGTCTGGCGATTCGCGTGACGCCGCGTGTGTGGGACGGACGCGAGGATGAGCTGGTGATTCATCCACGCAGCGTGGTGGCAGCGGTGACGGGTGCCGGTGCCGGTGCTGGTGCTGGTGCTGGTGCTGGTGCCGGTGCCGGTGCTGGTGCTGGTGCTGGTGCTGGTGCTGGTGCTGGTGCGCAGATTGTGGCCCGCGTACGCGACGCACTGGACGCGCATGGCCTCGCGCCGCTTTCGCTCGCGGCATTGCTCGCTTCCTCTGAACACATGGCCGATCCGGCGCTTGCCGAAGCCGCCGCGAATCTGAAAGTGCCGCTGCGCTTCGCGCCGACGCGTCCCGAAGATGGCGAACCGCCGGCTGATCTGCTGCATGCCGCGCTGCGCATTCCATACGAGACGCTGCATAACGATGCGACGGCTGGCGTCGCGCTGGCATTGGCACCGCTCGCCGTCGATCCGGACACGATCGGCCGTGCGCGCGGACGTCTGACCGTGATCGGCCTCGGCCCCGGCAGCGCCGATCTGATGGTGCCTGCCGCGCGCACGGCGCTGAACCTCGCCACCGATATCCTCGGCTACGACACCTACGTGAAAATGGCCGGCCCGTTGCGCGCCGACCAGCGCGTGCATGGCACGGACAATCGCGAGGAACTGCAGCGCGCGCGGCACGCGTTCGAACTGGCGAGCGAAGGACGCGCCGTGGTGATGGTGTCCTCAGGCGATCCCGGCGTTTTCGCGATGGCGGCGGCGGTGCTCGAAGTGTTAGAGGCATCGCAGAACACGGACTGGGCAGCGGTTGAACTGGAAATCGTGCCCGGCGTATCGGCGGCGATGGCGACGGCGGCGCAAGCGGGTGCGCCGTTGGGTCATGATTTCTGCATGCTGTCGCTATCCGACAATCTGAAGCCTTGGGCGATCATCGAAAAGCGCCTTAGGCATGCGGCCGAAGCGGACCTGGTGATGGCGTTCTATAACCCGATTTCGCGCGCGCGCCCCTGGCAACTGGATAAAGCGCTGGACATTGTGCGGGAATATCGGGGTGCGCAGACGCAGGTGGTGCTGGGCCGGGACATTGGCCGGCCCGGCAACACGCTGCGGACGATCACGCTGGGCGAATTGCGCTCGTCCGATGTGGATATGCGCACGATGGTGATCGTGGGGTCGTCCACGACGCGGCGGTTCGGCAATGGGGATGAAGGGGGTGAGTGGGTTTATACGCCGCGGTGGTATGAGTGA
- a CDS encoding DUF2778 domain-containing protein yields the protein MPVKCTFVLNREVTSFFICDGTVSVAAFSGTDRGRDNPDDTAVENVGPIPKGTYYLVDRQSGGYMGLIYDWWNAQGVSSTDRRKWFMLWNPATGDTTNINGIKRGNFRLHPVGRIGLSHGCITVANPKEFELLEKYIRSRGQTLPVPGSTLRAYGTVDVK from the coding sequence ATGCCGGTCAAGTGTACTTTTGTTCTTAATAGGGAGGTCACCTCTTTTTTCATTTGCGACGGAACGGTGTCGGTCGCTGCGTTTTCTGGAACCGATCGGGGCCGGGATAATCCCGATGATACGGCTGTCGAAAATGTTGGGCCGATCCCGAAAGGGACCTATTATCTTGTCGATCGTCAGTCAGGCGGTTACATGGGTTTGATATACGACTGGTGGAATGCACAAGGCGTTAGCTCTACCGACCGTCGAAAGTGGTTCATGCTCTGGAATCCTGCAACGGGGGATACGACCAACATCAATGGCATCAAGCGCGGTAACTTCCGGCTGCATCCAGTCGGGCGCATTGGGCTGAGTCACGGATGTATCACGGTTGCGAATCCTAAAGAATTCGAACTACTTGAGAAATACATTCGTTCGCGAGGACAGACCTTACCCGTACCGGGGTCAACTTTGCGAGCCTATGGAACCGTTGACGTGAAATGA
- a CDS encoding Hcp family type VI secretion system effector yields the protein MAQDTFIKIGGIDGESQDALHLNEIDVIGWRWKVSQQSAMMSGSGGGAGKATVSDLEFTHQLDRASPNLIRYCFTGKHIDQVKLTVRKAGGLPFEYLKITMYDVVITQVEPIGGGEVCHEEVCLSFSTMKQEYFVQNALGGSGGAVTATLYIKNNTTN from the coding sequence ATGGCGCAGGATACTTTTATCAAGATTGGCGGTATCGACGGCGAGTCGCAGGACGCTTTGCACCTGAACGAAATCGATGTAATCGGTTGGCGCTGGAAAGTGTCGCAGCAATCAGCCATGATGTCGGGTTCCGGTGGCGGGGCGGGCAAGGCTACGGTTTCGGATCTGGAATTCACGCATCAGTTGGATCGTGCCAGTCCGAATCTGATCAGATATTGCTTCACGGGCAAGCATATCGACCAGGTGAAGCTGACCGTGCGCAAAGCCGGGGGACTGCCATTCGAATACCTGAAGATCACGATGTACGACGTGGTCATTACTCAGGTCGAGCCGATCGGGGGCGGCGAGGTGTGCCACGAAGAGGTGTGTCTTTCTTTTTCGACGATGAAGCAAGAGTACTTCGTGCAGAACGCGCTGGGGGGAAGCGGCGGTGCGGTGACCGCCACGCTGTATATCAAGAACAACACTACAAATTGA